TCCCAAGGAAAGTGACTCCAGATGCAGTGGGGTAAATGAGAACAAGCTAAGCAGTGACAGTCGGGGGagttccctgcctgcagcccgAGGTGCTGCTCCTCGCTCTCCCGCTCAGGGGGCGTGTGTGGGTTGCAGGGtcagggctggaggggaggctGCCTGTCTGTTAGCGCTGACCCCAGGTCTTTCTGCCCCAGGCTGGTGAAGAATCTCTTTGAGCTGGCAAGGCAGCACAAACCCTCCATCATCTTCATCGACGAGGTTGACTCTCTGTGCGGCTCCCGGAATGAGAACGAGAGCGAGGCTGGCCGCAGGATCAAGACGGAGTTCCTGGTGCAGATGCAGGGTGGGTGGGGCCTTGGCTCGGGGCGAGTGAGCTCTGGCCCCCCAGAACTCACCCCTTCCTCAGCCCCGGCTGGCACtcactgtggggctggctggctcagatGGTGCCATAGCAGCCCTGGAGAAGTGAAGAACGAGGAGCTGCTCTAGTCCTCAGCCTGCTCGTTCCCTTTGCCGAGGGCAGCCTTGATGGGTGCTTGGGCTAAGGGTGTGTCTTGGACTGGCAGCTGGCTGACTTGGCAGTACTGGGTTTGGAATGATGCTGGGCCCAGACTCAGAAgtggctccacccccactctgtcTCTTCCTCTTGTGGTCCCATCTGctgtcctctgccccctccaccctGTGGGAGtggtgggcggggcctcaggggacagagcagagcatGGGGATGGGGCCATGGTCCAGGCTCCGGGGCCCACAGGTGATTAATCCGGCCCTGACTGTCACCCTCCAGCCGCGGCACTCTTCCGGCCCCTCCGAGGAGTCAGTCCTGCCTGCTCCCTGATCGCTGTTTCTTCTTCCTGGTAGGTGTTGGTCATAACAATGACGGGACCCTGGTCCTCGGTGCCACAAATATCCCCTGGGTCTTAGACTCGGCCATTAGGAGAAGGTGAGTGGGAGCTATTGGAAACCAGCAGCCAGAGCTGCTCTCCTCTGCCTGGCTCAGGGCAGCCACACTGAATGTGCCAGGAGCCACTGACCCCCTTCTGGGAGTGGCCCAGAGAACACAGTGTGGTCTGCCCCAGGGCAGGCTTAGGTCTGTCACCAACATTACTGAGTGCCTCAgcgctccccagccccacccaacaGCCCAGGCCCCTcgctctgcctgcctgcagctCTTACTGGAACCTGTCGGTGCTGCGGTGATCTGCACCGCACGCTGCTGGCAGGAATGAGGGCGGCCGCTCACCTGCTCTGCCCACTGTCGGTGCCTAGGTTTGAGAAGCGCATCTACATCCCGTTGCCGGAGGAGGCAGCCCGAGCCCAGATGTTTAGGCTGCACCTGGGAAACACATCACACCATCTGACAGAGGCCAACATCCACGAGCTGGCCAGGAAGACGGACGGCTACTCGGGAGCTGACATCAGCATCATTGTGCGTGACGCTCTCATGCAGCCTGTCCGCAAAGTGCAGTCGGCCACGCACTTCAAGAAGGTGAGAGCAGGCGTGCAGGACCTGCCGCTCCCCTAGGGCTCCAGCACCCAAGTCTGGGGCCGCTGGCCTGCAAGGGAGGGGGGCTCCATGGCCACCCGGGTGTGCACTGCACCCTCACATTGAGATCCTTCCTGAGTCCCCCAGGCCAGCCTCAAAGGGCCCCTGGCAGAGGCCCCCATGAGTGGTAGGGGAGTCAGCCCTGGCATCTGCCCTCTCAGTGCACCTCCTCTCTGGCATGCTGCAGATGCGAGGCCCATCTCGAACCAATCCCAGCATAACCGTAGATGACCTTCTGACCCCATGCTCGCCTGGAGACCCTGGGGCCATTGAGATGACTTGGATGGAGGTGCCTAGTGACAAGCTGCTGGAGCCAGTGATCTGCATGGTAAGTAATTCGTTAGGAACAGACATGCTGGGCCAGAGGGTGGCTGGGATGAGAGCGACTATCACTTGGCCAGTGACACAAGTCAGCGTGCAATACCCCTGAGGCCAGCAGAGCCCTTGCTGGTGCAAACAGCCTCGCTCTGCCCTCCCGCtttcctgctgggctgggggaagaggtgctATCCTGGTCAAAGTCACTGTCCCAGAGTAGCTGGATGTTCCTGGTGAAATGATCAGTGTAAAATATTCACCTTGACgtcattaggcttcagagtcaaCCCATGTAGCTGAAAGGGTCAGTGGGCATCCCTGAGCGATTGCTTGTTCCTTCTGCCTGCAGCCTTCCTGCAACTGTCCCATCTGGAATGCTTGGCTGAGAGCCCCGGGTCTTTCTCCCTGACTGTTCTATTGTGCTGagagctggggcagcagagtGGCCAGGGCAGCAGTGTCATGTgctggagtggggagggcaggggaaccCACAGAGCAGACATGGACTCCTTGTGATTTATGCCTGCTGGAAGAGGAAATCGTCCTTCTCCACCTGTGACCCCTGGGAGGTCAGTAAGCATGGCCGTCCCAAGGGACAGACTGGAGAATGCACGGAGCTGGAGGTCAGACCAGGAACAGCATCGAAcctgagtcctggctcccaggcctccGTTCCACGCATCTGCCCTGGGGGACCCTCTAGGGAGATGCCTGTTGTTCAGGACAGAAAGGTACTAGCTCCACTGCCTTGgctagggctgggctggggtgttTAGACCTGGGCTTCTCCCCCACAACCAGAAACTTGGGTAGGATTTCCGAGGGTGTCCAGGTAAAAGCAACGCAGACTCTGATGTTGCACTTCGGCCTCAGTTGCCCTCTCCCCTTGTTTGCAGTCAGACATGCTGCGCTCGCTGGCCACCACCCGCCCCACCGTGAACGCCGAGGACCTCTTGAAGGTGAAGAAATTCTCAGAGGACTTTGGACAGGAAGGTTAAAAGCTTCTGccgtggggtgtgtgggggtggctgggctggcagggcacCTCTTGCAGCGGCAGTGTTTGCACTTGCAAAGCCCTCGTGCTGGCAGGTGGACGGTGCCAAGGGGAGGCTAATGTTCAGCTCCTACAAACCCACCTCTCTGTGGGCCCCCAGCTGGCACGTTACACAGCAGAACTGCCCTGCCAGCCTATGGAAGGGGCTGAGCAGAGCCCAGGAGCCacccagtcccccccccccccccccccaactctccttcccgcttttttctctttttttttaaatttttttaaattaatgctgcttgttttgtcttgtttatacaaaaataaaaactatcCAAAAGCTTCACCAGCCAAAACAGGACTTTCCTGGGGCAGCTGAGCCCACATGCCGATGCACTGATCGCACTGACCAAGAGGTCAGCCGTGCGGGGTGTAACCCTCCTCTGCCTCAGAGTGTGGAAGGACTAAAGCCCCTGGGCTAGGCCCCATGTGCCAGGCTCCCCCACTGAAATGGCCCCACGCTGAAGCGGTGCTGAGGCACCCTCCCGTTACCCAGCCTGTTATGTTGCGAGCaggaaagggatctggatgcacagctAGGGTCAGGTTCTGCAGCACATGGGGGGGTCAGAAGGCTGCCTTGTCTCCAGCTAGGCCAGTggctcaaacttttttactggtgacccctttcacacagcaagcctctgcatgtgtcatccccccctccccccataaattaagaaaacttttttatatatttaatacccTTATAAATGATGGAGGCAAAGTGGAGTTTGGGGTGAAGGTTGACAGCTCaagacccccccatgtaataaccttgcgaccccctgggGGGTCGCAACCCCCTGTTTGAGAACTCCTGAGCTAGGCCCTGCTGTAGCAGGGCAGAGCCGCGGTGTCTCTCCTTGGCTAGCTGGTGTCTGCTCCTGGCACCCCTTCATGGCAGGGAGATCTCTCGTCTGGAGTGCTGCTGACACAGGGAGTAAGGAGCTGCTCTGCACAACAGAAGTCCAAGGGAGTCCTCCCCGGCTTGCTGCTTTTCCATGGCTGGGGGACCGCTCCTGCCTGCTGTACAGTGCCCCAGGAGGCTGGTATTTCATCCCCTCTGTGAGCCTTGCTCTTTGCTTTCCTGTGTGCTGCAGCCCCCAATCCCATCAATTCCTGGATTACTAAGGCTTCGTTCCTGCTGCGAGCTGGGGTTCTAGGCCCCTCAAAGGCAGGCCCTGCCGCAGAGCTCAGGGCTACTCAGCTTCACCCTCCCACCCTGCTGGCATTAGAGGATCCCCATAAGAATTGAAGGGGTGGATGTGGGGCAAGAGTGGCTCCATAACAGTCACGGGGAGGGGGAGATCTGAGGGCTATGTCCTCCAAAGGGGCGTGACAATCCGCAGCCCCTTGGCTGCTGTACTTCCCTGTCCTACTTCGCCCGATTCTCGTCTCATAGGAGTGTTCAAGTGCCAAGCCCCAGCGCTGGATCTGAGGAGCTTCGTTAGCCTAATAAGCTAATTCCACGCCCTGGCTGGTACAGCAACCCCCCCGGCCATCTCTGCTCCCATTGCAGTGACCTGCTGTgtgctctggctgcagcctgcttgtGGGAGTCCCCATCTGCACTCACTGGGTGGGAGCCAGATGGGCTGGAGTAGCCAGCATTGCTGGCAGTAACAGGGTGGTGGCCGTGCTCCAGAGCTCATGGGGGCAGGTCTCTCCGTGCTGCTGTTTGCGTGCAGGATCCCAGAGCACCACTCCTACAAGAGGCCTGCTTCACAGCGCTGGGGCCTGGCAGATCAGCTGACTGGAGCACAAAAGCTTGTGTCCTCACGAAGTGCTCAGATCTGCAGCCAGCTCTTTGGAGTGAGagactccctgcccctcccagggcCAGGTGAGCCAGGGGCAAATGGAAAGGCCCCAGCCATTCTGCCTAGGGCTGGGGTGACAGCCATGAGAAAGCTTTAACCCCCATCTGCGGGAAGCTGGGCCCAGGCTCTGGGGACTGAGTGAGTACTGCGAGCACAGGACTGTGAGCCAGGAACTACTGAGTCTAGACTGAgcgctggggctgctgctctgtaaaacagggataatgcaGGGCTGGGGGAACGAGTCTCTAAAGCACTTTGGTACCTCCTGCCAATGCTGAGCAGGACTTAAGGGGCTCCCATGTGCTGGGCTTGGTgaaagcaggcagggtgatgCTGCTTCTGAGCCAAAGCCTCGGGCCTGTCCCAGTAAGGGCCCTGGAGTCATGTTGCCTGCTGCTGGAGCCAAGCCATGTTCTGGGTCCTGCAGCCTGAGGGCTGTGCTCACCTCAGTGCCATGAGTTCTTGGCTGCTGTTGGCTGTTTCTGGGGTGACCCTGGAGGAGCCACCACACCAGTCACTGAGAAGGATGAGGGGCTGTTAACcttttgggagggaggggcctCCCCCACAGGCACAGGGGTGCTGCCCACGCACTTTCCTCTGCACCATGCTGTAGGTCTGGGTCCTGCCAATGCAGGGGTTTTAGGCTGGCCCCTGCTAATGCCACCTCATGCTGGCTATAGCACGGGCAGGGACAAAGTCTAGGCCCATAGCAAACCCCACTGACCCCTGGCCCTTCCCTCAGCCACGCAGGGTGCACCCCTGCCCAAATCTGGCACATCTCCTAGAGCTTTGGGTGCCActaaaggggtggagtggggaggagaaaagCAGCAATTGCTCTTCCTACCCCACTACCCTCTGGGGCCAGTTTTACTGTCAGTCCCTCTCGGAGGCTTGTAGCCagcctggaggtgggggtggtgcctggcgCAAGGCCCCTGCATCAGCTTGAGGCACCCGGTGCTTAACTAATGTCCCACCTCCATctacccccccccgccacacctaCTGCTGCCTAGTCAGGGGGTTGCAGTATCCAAGCTGCTGCCTTATGTGCCTGGGTGGTTCAGCTCAGGCCCCAGCCAGGCAGGTTGCTGTGGGGGTGGATCAGCTTGCACAGCTGCCTACTGGAGAGGtgctggcgggggggagggggggggggtgcagaatgGGCAGGGAAAGCGCCCAATGCTGAGCTGCCCAGCAGAGGGGCTAGCCCAGCAGGGCTGTCACGGCTGGTGTTTGCCCATAGGCTACTTGTAACCTGAATGTTTTTCTTTTAGCTCCATGACCATAGTCTCACGTTGCCCTTTTAGTTGAATTTAATTCCCAACCCATCCACCCAGCTCACTGTGCCCTGGGCTGGCCACTGGCTGCCTTGGGGAAATGGGGCTCACCCCGTCCACGTCTGAGGGCTGGATTTACATGGGAGCTTAGCACTCCGGGGGGCTGTTTTCAACGTGTGCAGCTCTTGAGCAGCATCTTGTAATGAAATGTCTGCAGCAGATGTGGCTCTTGGGAAGAGCTCTGCTCTCCACTAAGATGGCCTGTTCCTGGAACATGTGTGTTTCATTCAATTGCTGTCTGGCTTCTCTGTAGGGAAGAGAACTCCTGCTAAGGCCTTGCAGGCTGATAGCAGGAGAGCCCCTGCCCAGGTAGACAGCTGCCTGCTAGGGTCCCTCTGCCAggaagagtctgcagctcataGGGGAGCTGCCCTGTGTCAGGCTTCTCTTATGTATTGGCTGCCACAGGTAGTTGGATGAGCCTAGCCTGTGAGCAGGGAGTGGGCCTGCCCTCATCCAGCTTGCAGGGGATAGTGGGTGGCAGGAGGTGAGGCACGTGGGGTGGAAAGGAACCCTGGCTGGAATTGTGAAAGACTTTCTCTATATTTGCTGTAATAAAGCTGGATGAGTCTCCCTGGCCTGTGGCTCAGCAATCGTGTTCCTTCCCTGCTACAGAGGCCTGGCACTGTGGATAGCAACCGGTTGCAGGCACCAGCACTGGTGTGGTACCTGCTAgccacctctcccagcaggaggagACAGTATTCCTGCTGACAGGAGGGAAGGCGACATCCACTGGCCCTTCCCCCTAAGGCCTGAGCTTCACACAGTGCATTGACAGAAGGGCAAACAAGTTAATCTCAGTGTGGTCCCTGGGGGTGCACATCATAAAACTACCCTTCCAAGTGATGGGCAAACCTGAACCAGTATGACAGGCCTCCCCTGTGCAGCCAGGTGACAGCCCTAGGCAGGGGCTGCTAGGGAAGCACAGGAGATGCAGCAGTCTGCCAGCTCcggctcccagcagggagaaaGTGTTAGCCATAGTatcagagggaaaggggaaggttGGCCCCACACCTGGCCACAGGCTCTCAGACTGCAGCTGAGCTGTGcaacacatttattttccttgct
The genomic region above belongs to Eretmochelys imbricata isolate rEreImb1 chromosome 12, rEreImb1.hap1, whole genome shotgun sequence and contains:
- the VPS4A gene encoding vacuolar protein sorting-associated protein 4A, with product MTTSTLQKAIDLVTKATEEDKAKNYEEALRLYQHAVEYFLHAIKYEAHSDKAKESIRAKCVQYLDRAEKLKDYLRNKDKQSKKPVKESPNDSKGSDSDSEGENPEKKKLQEQLMGAIVMEKPNVRWNDVAGLEGAKEALKEAVILPIKFPHLFTGKRTPWRGILLFGPPGTGKSYLAKAVATEANNSTFFSVSSSDLMSKWLGESEKLVKNLFELARQHKPSIIFIDEVDSLCGSRNENESEAGRRIKTEFLVQMQGVGHNNDGTLVLGATNIPWVLDSAIRRRFEKRIYIPLPEEAARAQMFRLHLGNTSHHLTEANIHELARKTDGYSGADISIIVRDALMQPVRKVQSATHFKKMRGPSRTNPSITVDDLLTPCSPGDPGAIEMTWMEVPSDKLLEPVICMSDMLRSLATTRPTVNAEDLLKVKKFSEDFGQEG